A stretch of Prionailurus bengalensis isolate Pbe53 chromosome E4, Fcat_Pben_1.1_paternal_pri, whole genome shotgun sequence DNA encodes these proteins:
- the IGSF8 gene encoding immunoglobulin superfamily member 8, which yields MGALGLSPRLPLLLLLLLLMLGAECFAREVLVPQGPLYRVAGTAVSIPCNVSGYEGPAQQDFEWFLYRPEAPEAALGIVSTRDARFSYAVFGPRVAAGEVQVQRLQGDAVVLRIARLQAQDAGIYECYTPSTDTRYLGSYSGKVELRVLPDALQVSATPPGPRGRQAPTSPPRLTVHEGQELALGCLARTSTQKHTHLAVSFGRAVPEAPVGRATLQEVVGLRPDLAVEAGAPYAERLAAGELRLGKEGAERYRMVVGGAQAEDAGTYHCTAAEWIQDPDGSWAQIAEKRAVLAHVDVQTLSSQLAVAVGPGERRIGPGEPLELLCNVSGALPPPGRHAAYSVGWEMAPAGAPGPGRLVAQLDTEGVGSLGPGYEGRHIAMEKVASRTYRLRLEAARPGDAGTYRCLAKAYVRGSGARLREAASARSRPLPVHVREEGVVLEAVAWLAGGTVYRGETASLLCNISVRGGPPGLRLAASWWVERPEEGELSPAPARLVGGVGQDGVAELGVRPGGGPVSVELVGPRSHRLRLHGLGPEDEGVYHCAPSAWVRHADYSWYQAGSARSGPVTVYPYTHALDTLFVPLLVGAGVALVTGATVLGTVTCCFMKRLRKR from the exons ATGGGCGCCCTCGGTCTCTCGCCGCGGCTcccgctgctgctgctcctgctgctgctaaTGCTGG GAGCCGAGTGCTTCGCCCGGGAGGTGCTGGTCCCACAGGGGCCCCTGTACCGCGTGGCTGGCACGGCCGTCTCCATCCCCTGCAACGTCAGTGGCTACGAGGGCCCTGCCCAGCAGGACTTCGAGTGGTTCCTCTACAGGCCTGAGGCCCCAGAGGCCGCGCTGGGCATCGTCAGCACCAGGGATGCCCGTTTCTCCTACGCTGTCTTCGGGCCCCGCGTGGCGGCCGGTGAGGTGCAGGTGCAGCGTCTCCAGGGGGACGCCGTGGTGCTCAGGATCGCCCGCCTACAGGCCCAGGATGCTGGCATTTACGAGTGCTACACCCCGTCCACGGACACCCGCTACCTGGGCAGCTACAGCGGCAAGGTGGAGCTGAGAG TTCTTCCAGATGCGCTGCAGGTGTCTGCCACCCCCCCGGGGCCCCGAGGCCGCCAGGCCCCCACTTCACCGCCTCGCCTGACGGTGCACGAGGGGCAGGAGCTGGCGCTGGGCTGCCTGGCGCGGACGAGCACGCAGAAGCACACGCACCTGGCCGTGTCCTTCGGGAGAGCGGTGCCCGAGGCGCCCGTGGGGCGAGCGACGCTGCAGGAAGTCGTGGGGCTCCGGCCCGACCTGGCCGTGGAGGCCGGGGCTCCCTATGCCGAGCGGCTGGCTGCAGGGGAGCTGCGGCTGGGCAAGGAGGGGGCCGAGCGCTACCGCATGGTGGTGGGGGGCGCCCAGGCCGAGGACGCGGGCACCTACCACTGCACGGCTGCCGAGTGGATTCAGGATCCCGACGGCAGCTGGGCCCAGATCGCGGAGAAGAGAGCTGTCCTGGCCCACGTGGACGTGCAGACGCTGT CCAGCCAGCTGGCAGTGGCCGTGGGGCCCGGGGAACGGCGGATCGGCCCCGGAGAGCCCTTGGAACTGCTGTGCAACGTGTCCGGGGCGCTGCCCCCGCCAGGCCGCCACGCTGCGTACTCTGTGGGCTGGGAGATGGCCCCTGCCGGGGCCCCTGGGCCCGGCCGCCTGGTAGCCCAGCTGGACACAGAGGGTGTGGGCAGCCTGGGCCCCGGCTATGAAGGCCGGCACATCGCCATGGAGAAGGTGGCGTCCAGAACCTACCGGCTCCGGCTGGAGGCCGCCAGGCCAGGTGACGCGGGCACCTACCGCTGCCTGGCCAAGGCTTACGTCCGAGGGTCTGGGGCTCGGCTTCGAGAAGCGGCCAGTGCCCGCTCCCGGCCACTCCCGGTGCACGTGCGGGAGGAAG GCGTGGTGCTGGAGGCCGTGGCCTGGCTGGCGGGAGGCACCGTGTACCGTGGGGAGACGGCGTCCTTGCTCTGCAACATCTCTGTGCGCGGCGGCCCCCCGGGGCTGCGCCTGGCTGCCAGCTGGTGGGTGGAGCGACCCGAGGAAGGGGAGCTGAGCCCTGCACCTGCCCGGCTGGTGGGCGGCGTGGGCCAGGACGGCGTGGCAGAGCTGGGCGTCCGGCCTGGAGGAGGCCCGGTCAGCGTGGAGCTGGTGGGGCCCCGCAGCCACCGGCTGAGGCTGCACGGCCTGGGGCCCGAGGACGAAGGCGTGTACCACTGCGCCCCCAGCGCCTGGGTGCGGCATGCAGACTACAGCTGGTACCAGGCCGGCAGCGCTCGCTCGGGGCCCGTCACGGTGTACCCCTACACGCACG CCCTGGACACCCTGTTTGTGCCCCTGCTGGTGGGTGCTGGGGTCGCCTTAGTCACCGGGGCCACCGTCCTTGGTACCGTCACCTGCTGCTTCATGAAGAGGCTTCGAAAACGGTGA
- the LOC122475937 gene encoding uncharacterized protein LOC122475937: MLQAPPPPPPAAPRTPDGFVFPERHLRLITAALPLSVSSCCDLQFFLSYSSASLSSRSASPQLSYSSSSQLLFSFLSAQLLLSLATPPQLSSSAQLLLSFPSATPPQLSYSSASPQLPLSFTSAQLLLLISATLQLPLSSASPQLSYSSASPSSSAQLLFSYSSASAQLFLSCPQLLLSYSSAQLLLSFPSAFLSYPQLLSFPSAQLLLLISATPQLSFPSASVSFSSAQLPLSYSSVSSRLPLSFPTIPLQLPLNHPSAPPQLKCPTS; encoded by the exons atgTTGCAGG caccaccccccccgccccccgccgcccccaggaCTCCTGACGGCTTCGTCTTCCCCGAGCGCCATCTCCGGCTTATCACTGCGGCGCTTCCACTGAGCG TCTCCTCCTGCTGCGATCTTCAGTTTTTCCTCAGCTACTCCTCAGCTTCCCTCAG CTCCCGCTCAGCTTCACCTCAGCTCAGCTACTCCTCCTCATCTCAGCTACTCTTCAGCTTCCTCTCAG CTCAGCTACTCCTCAGCTTAGCTACTCCTCCTCAGCTCAGCTCCTCAGCTCAGCTACTCCTCAGCTTCCCCTCAG CTACTCCTCCTCAGCTCAGCTACTCCTCAGCTTCCCCTCAGCTCCCGCTCAGCTTCACCTCAGCTCAGCTACTCCTCCTCATCTCAGCTACTCTTCAGCTTCCTCTCAG CTCAGCTTCCCCTCAGCTCAGCTACTC CTCAGCTTCCCCCAGCTCCTCAGCTCAGCTACTCTTCAGCTATTCCTCAGCTTCTGCTCAGCTATTCCTTAGCTGCCCTCAGCTGCTCCTCAGCTACTCCTCAGCTCAGCTACTCCTCAGCTTCCCCTCAGCATTCCTTAGCTACCCTCAGCTACTCAGCTTCCCCTCAGCTCAGCTACTCCTCCTCATCTCAGCTACTCCTCAGCTCAGCTTCCCCTCAGCTTCTGTCAGCTTCTCCTCAGC TCAGCTTCCCCTCAGCTACTCCTCAGTTTCTTCTCGGCTCCCCCTCAGCTTCCCCACAATTCCCCTCCAGCTCCCCCTCAACCACCCTTCAGCTCCTCCTCAGCTCAAGTGCCCTACCTCCTGA
- the KCNJ9 gene encoding G protein-activated inward rectifier potassium channel 3, with the protein MARAGAPRSPGPEPPRRRGRQRYVEKDGRCNVQQGNVREPGRYLTDLFTTLADLQWRLSLLFFVLAYALTWLFFGAIWWLVAYGRGDLEHLGDAAWTPCVNNLNGFVAAFLFSIETETTIGYGHRVITDQCPEGIALLLLQAILGSMVNAFMVGCMFVKISQPNKRAATLVFSSHAVVSLRDGRLCLMFRVGDLRSSHIVEASIRAKLIRSRQTLEGEFIPLHQTDLSVGFDTGDDRLFLVSPLVISHEIDAASPFWEASRRALERDDFEIVVILEGMVEATGMTCQARSSYLVDEVLWGHRFTSVLTLEDGFYEVDYASFHQTFEVPTPSCSARELAEAAARLDAHLYWSVPSRLDEKVEEEGAGEGAGGEAGADKEQNGCLPPPESESKV; encoded by the exons ATGGCGCGGGCCGGCGCCCCCCGCTCCCCGGGCCCCGAGCCGCCGCGCCGCCGCGGCCGCCAGCGCTACGTGGAGAAGGACGGCAGGTGCAACGTGCAGCAGGGCAACGTGCGCGAGCCGGGCCGCTACCTGACCGACCTGTTCACCACGCTGGCCGACCTGCAGTGGCGCCTGAGCCTGCTCTTCTTCGTGCTCGCCTACGCGCTCACCTGGCTCTTCTTCGGCGCCATCTGGTGGCTGGTGGCCTACGGCCGCGGCGACCTGGAGCACCTGGGCGACGCGGCGTGGACGCCGTGCGTCAACAACCTCAACGGCTTCGTGGCCGCCTTCCTGTTCTCCATCGAGACGGAGACCACCATCGGCTACGGGCACCGCGTCATCACCGACCAGTGCCCCGAGGGCAtcgcgctgctgctgctgcaggcCATCCTGGGCTCCATGGTGAACGCCTTCATGGTGGGCTGCATGTTCGTCAAGATCTCGCAGCCCAACAAGCGCGCCGCCACGCTCGTCTTCTCGTCGCACGCCGTGGTGTCGCTGCGCGACGGGCGCCTGTGCCTCATGTTCCGCGTGGGCGACCTGCGCTCGTCGCACATCGTCGAGGCCTCCATCCGCGCCAAGCTCATCCGCTCGCGCCAGACGCTGGAGGGCGAGTTCATCCCGCTGCACCAGACCGACCTGAGCGTGGGCTTCGACACGGGCGACGACCGCCTCTTCCTCGTGTCGCCGCTCGTCATCAGCCACGAGATCGACGCCGCCAGCCCGTTCTGGGAGGCGTCGCGCCGCGCCCTGGAGAGGGACGACTTCGAGATCGTCGTCATCCTCGAGGGCATGGTGGAGGCCACCG GAATGACCTGCCAAGCTCGGAGCTCCTACCTGGTGGACGAGGTGCTGTGGGGCCACCGGTTCACGTCGGTGCTCACGCTGGAGGACGGCTTCTACGAGGTGGACTATGCCAGCTTCCACCAGACCTTCGAGGTGCCCACACCCTCGTGCAGCGCCCGGGAGCTGGCCGAGGCCGCCGCCCGCCTAGACGCCCATCTTTACTGGTCCGTCCCCAGCCGGCTGGatgagaaggtggaggaggagggggccggggagggcGCGGGCGGAGAGGCTGGCGCGGACAAGGAGCAGAATGGCTGCCTGCCGCCCCCGGAGAGCGAGTCCAAGGTGTGA